From one Bacteroides intestinalis DSM 17393 genomic stretch:
- a CDS encoding tetratricopeptide repeat protein: protein MHKIPQPILLLLLLPLCLIACHTGNGSETITGNAAAPLRSSRYHADSLRFLAATEPLYDQRRERETIPYLDSIFLLPASLNPDAPQHSDTLSTAEGRLLCNRALRYLMVSYNLLIDFEGGYRHLDSLQRLHLPFLERYCLRGLLTAKAQMLMPLDRHAEALQCLDQAMKLARTEDSIAAPLPSGLLARAQATGRLECPENDSYWSAAAGITYMGVDSASTRAEQAFLRVIDIARHTGFRGGLYPHAIARLADIYLHQGKYEQSIALCRQAIASTPSDKPDEQGQYIAAENLTEAYRRLGLYDEALRYCAIVTDAPKDFEILNNLRGRSYINKAAVLAEMNRSADALVALQQADSCFNRTGNDYYKLQAALERAHLLTLQPDSLEAGLRIFTTLEGQIPAHRQAFYLYYYGSACAQAGQYSRAIPLLESAVTESENISERLMAHQAARLLTECYRHTGRFALLADFLPRYQALSDSIASDAKIRQLAAANIRFETEKKEQENRALTAEVALKDSRLRTTLLVGTLCLLLAAGIIIWVVMRHRAIRIRQEAAATLLREQEAQLHSLIRDRQQLNDRNLDLVRQLSDIQATHENTCNLDSIMESLQQSLFSKEDAERFRQNFSAVYPTALNRLRSRCPDLTYSDELFCMLAMLQLDNFEMARTLGISKSSVSKTRYRIRIKLGLPEGADADTEIRKVMSSKE, encoded by the coding sequence ATGCATAAAATACCACAACCGATACTGCTGCTACTGTTACTACCATTGTGCCTCATCGCCTGCCATACCGGCAACGGAAGTGAAACCATTACCGGAAATGCAGCCGCCCCTCTCCGTTCTTCCCGCTACCACGCCGACAGCCTGCGTTTCCTCGCCGCCACAGAGCCCCTCTACGACCAAAGGCGGGAGCGTGAAACCATCCCCTATCTCGACTCCATCTTCCTGCTGCCCGCCAGCCTCAATCCCGACGCCCCGCAGCACTCCGACACCCTCAGCACCGCCGAAGGCCGCCTGCTCTGCAACCGTGCCTTGCGCTACCTGATGGTAAGCTACAACCTGCTAATAGACTTTGAAGGCGGCTACCGCCACCTCGACAGCCTCCAACGCCTGCACCTCCCCTTTCTGGAACGCTACTGCCTGCGAGGCCTCCTCACCGCCAAAGCCCAGATGCTGATGCCCCTCGACCGCCACGCCGAAGCCCTGCAATGCCTCGACCAAGCCATGAAGCTCGCCCGGACAGAAGACAGTATCGCCGCCCCCCTCCCTTCCGGCCTCCTTGCCCGCGCACAAGCCACCGGACGCCTCGAATGTCCCGAGAACGACAGCTACTGGAGTGCCGCCGCCGGCATCACCTACATGGGCGTGGACAGCGCAAGTACCCGTGCCGAGCAAGCCTTCCTGCGGGTTATCGACATTGCCCGCCACACCGGTTTCCGCGGTGGCCTCTATCCCCATGCCATAGCCCGCCTTGCCGACATCTACCTGCACCAGGGTAAATATGAACAGAGCATCGCCCTCTGCCGCCAAGCCATTGCCTCCACTCCCTCCGACAAACCCGACGAACAAGGGCAATATATCGCCGCCGAAAACCTGACCGAAGCCTACCGCCGCCTCGGCCTTTACGACGAAGCCCTGCGCTACTGCGCCATCGTGACCGACGCCCCCAAAGACTTCGAGATACTGAACAACCTGCGCGGACGCTCCTACATCAACAAAGCCGCCGTCCTTGCCGAAATGAACCGTTCCGCCGATGCCCTCGTCGCCCTGCAACAAGCCGACAGCTGCTTCAACCGTACAGGCAACGATTACTATAAGCTGCAAGCCGCCCTCGAACGCGCCCATCTGCTCACTTTGCAGCCCGACTCACTGGAAGCAGGCCTGCGCATTTTCACCACCCTCGAAGGACAAATACCCGCCCATCGCCAAGCCTTCTACCTTTACTATTACGGAAGCGCCTGCGCCCAAGCCGGACAATACTCCCGTGCTATCCCCCTGCTGGAAAGTGCCGTGACGGAATCGGAGAACATTTCCGAACGCCTCATGGCCCACCAGGCCGCCCGTCTGCTCACCGAGTGCTACCGCCATACCGGACGTTTCGCCCTCCTTGCCGACTTCCTGCCCCGCTATCAAGCCCTTTCCGACTCCATAGCCAGCGACGCGAAGATACGCCAGCTTGCCGCCGCCAACATCCGCTTCGAAACCGAAAAGAAAGAGCAGGAGAACCGCGCCCTCACCGCCGAAGTAGCACTGAAGGACAGTCGCCTGCGCACCACCCTCCTCGTTGGCACACTCTGCCTGCTGCTGGCTGCCGGCATCATCATCTGGGTAGTGATGAGGCATCGTGCCATCCGCATCCGGCAGGAAGCCGCCGCCACCCTGCTGCGCGAACAGGAAGCGCAACTGCACAGCCTCATCCGCGACCGCCAGCAACTCAACGACCGCAATCTCGACCTGGTCCGCCAACTCTCCGACATCCAGGCCACACACGAAAATACCTGCAACCTCGACAGCATCATGGAGAGCCTGCAACAAAGCCTTTTCAGCAAAGAAGACGCCGAACGCTTCCGCCAAAACTTCTCCGCCGTTTATCCCACAGCACTGAACCGTCTGCGGAGCCGTTGCCCCGACCTGACCTACAGCGACGAACTCTTCTGCATGCTCGCCATGCTGCAACTGGACAACTTCGAAATGGCACGCACCTTGGGTATCAGCAAATCCAGTGTCTCGAAAACACGATACCGGATACGCATAAAACTGGGATTGCCGGAAGGAGCCGATGCAGACACTGAAATCAGAAAAGTGATGTCTTCCAAGGAATAA
- a CDS encoding 6-bladed beta-propeller, which produces MINLSENVSDASSLPLSDAVAKVEFVCLEATNEALTAGIHLVQVTDHDIWIAHYKDNRILRFSRSGKFLNMVGNIGQGPGEYVTLGEFLIDENHKEVYIVGGGILVYDFEGNFKRNVIGYNHYNKFAAAYTQHVLFENNFFIAQNIALYRPVPKDSLWSFALVDSCFHLKKMFKNPVHKGREEGIIKNCAQMNYFANYWKEDLTNIDTYGSQLTLKYPDTDTIYRYDVAHESLSPQYSIFTKEEKGDYEQTHLWFRERKAFDYFSISSYYPSKDYVYLVGSKGDKVLTYCYNKQDGTVREQKRQGKIKERQVPWFNIPLRGIERPFVLDNDLLGGEFTVDYRSAGKYWIDVLEPFSEDNWIDIGRIKATKAKDEAKKKELVEALENVGEESNPIVLIATLK; this is translated from the coding sequence GTGATTAATTTGTCCGAAAATGTATCGGATGCTTCTTCACTGCCGTTGAGCGATGCCGTTGCTAAAGTAGAGTTTGTGTGTTTGGAGGCAACCAATGAGGCGCTGACAGCAGGCATTCATCTGGTGCAAGTAACAGATCATGATATTTGGATAGCGCATTATAAAGATAATCGTATTCTACGTTTTTCCCGTTCGGGAAAGTTCTTAAACATGGTGGGCAATATAGGGCAAGGACCTGGTGAGTACGTCACTCTGGGTGAATTCCTCATTGACGAAAATCATAAAGAAGTCTATATTGTAGGTGGAGGCATTCTGGTGTATGATTTTGAAGGGAACTTTAAGAGAAACGTTATAGGGTATAATCACTATAATAAATTTGCAGCAGCTTATACGCAACATGTACTGTTCGAAAACAACTTTTTTATTGCACAAAACATAGCATTGTACAGACCGGTACCCAAAGACTCTTTATGGTCTTTTGCACTGGTAGACAGTTGCTTTCATTTAAAAAAGATGTTCAAGAATCCGGTTCATAAGGGTAGAGAAGAAGGTATCATTAAGAATTGCGCTCAGATGAATTATTTTGCTAATTATTGGAAAGAGGATCTGACCAATATAGATACTTATGGTAGCCAATTAACCCTTAAATATCCCGATACTGATACTATCTATCGATATGACGTCGCTCATGAAAGTTTGAGTCCTCAATATTCTATCTTTACAAAAGAAGAAAAAGGAGATTACGAGCAGACTCATTTATGGTTTAGAGAAAGAAAAGCCTTCGATTACTTCTCTATCAGCTCTTATTATCCAAGCAAAGATTATGTCTATTTGGTGGGGAGCAAAGGGGATAAGGTACTGACTTATTGCTACAACAAACAAGATGGAACAGTGAGGGAGCAAAAGCGACAAGGCAAAATTAAAGAACGCCAAGTGCCCTGGTTCAACATACCTTTACGGGGTATAGAACGTCCTTTTGTTTTGGATAATGACTTGTTGGGAGGTGAATTTACAGTTGATTATCGTTCTGCCGGTAAGTATTGGATAGATGTGTTGGAACCTTTTAGTGAAGATAACTGGATTGATATAGGTCGGATAAAAGCCACCAAGGCAAAGGATGAAGCTAAAAAGAAAGAACTTGTTGAGGCTCTGGAAAATGTTGGCGAGGAAAGTAATCCGATAGTATTGATTGCGACATTGAAGTAG
- a CDS encoding DUF3791 domain-containing protein, with the protein MPVTEEELKTIFASSCIESAARAIGCPASEMYLRMKRINLIENYIWEFYDVLHTQSRVYVTEDILKTLDIWEKKAGINH; encoded by the coding sequence ATGCCAGTAACAGAAGAAGAATTAAAAACGATATTTGCATCCTCATGCATCGAGTCAGCTGCCCGTGCTATTGGATGTCCGGCATCAGAAATGTATTTGCGCATGAAGCGCATCAATCTGATTGAAAACTATATTTGGGAGTTTTATGATGTACTTCACACCCAAAGCCGGGTATATGTAACAGAAGATATCCTGAAAACATTGGATATTTGGGAAAAGAAAGCTGGAATAAATCACTAA
- a CDS encoding NADP-dependent malic enzyme, which yields MAKITKEAALLYHSQGKPGKIEVVPTKPYSTQTDLSLAYSPGVAEPCLEIEKNPQDAYKYTAKGNLVAVISNGTAVLGLGDIGALSGKPVMEGKGLLFKIYAGIDVFDIEVNEKDPEKFIQAVKAIAPTFGGINLEDIKAPECFEIERRLKEELDIPVMHDDQHGTAIISSAGLVNALQVAGKKIEDVKIVVNGAGASAVSCTKLYVSLGARLENIVMVDSKGVISKTRTDLNEQKRYFATDRTDIHTLEEAIKGADVFLGLSKGNVLSQDMVRSMAPSPIVFALANPTPEISYEDAMSARPDVLMATGRSDYPNQINNVIGFPYIFRGALDTQAKAINEEMKIAAVHAIANLAKQPVPDVVNEAYHVNNFSFGPEYFIPKPVDPRLITEVSCAVAKAAMESGVARKNIEDWDAYCVQLRELMGYESKLTRQLYDTARRNPQRVVFAEGSHPNMLKAAVEAKAEGICHPIVLGNDETIEKLAKELDLSLEGIEIVNLRHPNEAARRERYARILSEKRARQGATYEEANDKMFERNYFGMMMVETGDADAFITGLYTKYSNTIKVAKEVIGIQPQYKHFGTMHILNSKKGTYFLADTLINRHPNAETLIDIAKLSEHTVRFFNHTPVMAMLSYSNFGADTEGSPVSVHEAVEYMQQNYPDLAIDGEMQVNFAMDRKMRDAKYPFTRLKGKDVNTLVFPNLSSANSAYKLLQAMNTEMELIGPIQMGLNKPIHFTDFESSVRDIVNITAVAVIDAIVDKKKAGK from the coding sequence ATGGCTAAGATAACCAAAGAAGCTGCCTTGCTGTATCACTCACAAGGCAAACCAGGTAAGATAGAAGTAGTGCCTACCAAGCCCTACAGTACCCAAACCGACCTTTCACTTGCATACTCCCCCGGTGTGGCGGAGCCATGTCTTGAAATAGAAAAGAACCCGCAGGACGCATACAAATATACAGCGAAGGGTAATCTGGTAGCTGTAATTTCCAACGGTACCGCAGTGCTCGGTCTGGGCGATATAGGCGCGTTGAGCGGCAAACCCGTAATGGAAGGTAAAGGATTACTTTTCAAGATTTACGCCGGTATCGACGTGTTCGACATCGAAGTGAACGAGAAAGACCCTGAGAAATTTATCCAGGCAGTCAAAGCCATCGCCCCTACTTTCGGTGGCATCAATTTGGAAGACATCAAAGCTCCCGAATGTTTCGAAATAGAACGCCGCCTGAAGGAAGAACTCGACATCCCCGTGATGCACGACGACCAACACGGTACGGCCATCATCTCCAGTGCCGGACTTGTGAACGCTTTGCAAGTAGCAGGCAAGAAGATTGAAGATGTGAAAATCGTTGTGAACGGTGCCGGCGCATCGGCTGTATCCTGTACGAAGCTGTACGTTTCACTGGGTGCCCGCCTGGAAAATATCGTGATGGTGGATAGCAAAGGCGTTATCAGCAAGACACGTACCGACCTCAACGAACAGAAGCGTTATTTCGCCACCGACCGTACTGACATCCATACCCTCGAAGAAGCTATCAAAGGGGCCGACGTATTCCTGGGATTATCCAAAGGTAATGTACTGTCACAGGACATGGTGCGCAGCATGGCCCCGTCTCCTATCGTTTTCGCACTGGCTAACCCTACACCGGAAATCTCCTACGAAGATGCCATGTCAGCCCGCCCCGATGTATTGATGGCAACCGGACGTTCAGACTATCCGAATCAGATTAATAACGTAATCGGTTTCCCCTATATCTTCCGTGGCGCGCTCGATACTCAGGCAAAAGCCATCAACGAGGAAATGAAAATTGCCGCCGTACATGCCATTGCCAACCTGGCAAAACAACCCGTGCCCGATGTTGTGAACGAGGCTTATCATGTTAACAACTTTAGTTTCGGTCCCGAATACTTCATCCCGAAACCGGTTGACCCGCGCCTTATCACCGAAGTTTCCTGCGCTGTAGCCAAGGCTGCCATGGAAAGCGGTGTAGCCCGTAAGAACATCGAAGACTGGGATGCTTACTGCGTACAACTCCGCGAACTCATGGGTTACGAAAGCAAACTCACCCGCCAGCTTTACGACACTGCCCGTCGCAATCCGCAACGCGTGGTATTTGCCGAAGGTTCCCACCCCAATATGCTGAAAGCAGCCGTAGAAGCCAAAGCCGAAGGCATCTGCCATCCCATCGTTTTAGGTAACGACGAGACTATCGAGAAACTGGCAAAGGAACTCGACCTCAGCCTGGAAGGTATCGAAATCGTAAACCTGCGCCATCCGAACGAGGCAGCACGCCGCGAACGTTATGCCCGCATCCTTTCTGAAAAACGTGCCCGCCAGGGTGCCACCTACGAGGAAGCCAACGACAAGATGTTCGAACGCAACTACTTCGGTATGATGATGGTGGAAACAGGCGATGCGGATGCATTCATCACCGGTCTTTATACAAAGTATAGCAACACCATCAAGGTAGCCAAGGAAGTTATCGGCATACAACCGCAATACAAGCATTTCGGTACGATGCACATCCTGAACTCCAAGAAAGGTACGTATTTCCTTGCCGACACGCTAATCAACCGTCACCCCAATGCCGAAACATTGATTGACATTGCCAAACTGTCAGAGCACACCGTACGTTTCTTCAACCATACCCCGGTAATGGCCATGCTGAGCTACTCCAACTTCGGCGCCGACACCGAAGGCAGTCCGGTAAGCGTACACGAAGCCGTAGAGTACATGCAGCAGAACTATCCCGACCTCGCCATCGACGGTGAGATGCAGGTGAACTTCGCCATGGACCGCAAGATGCGCGACGCCAAATATCCTTTCACCCGCTTGAAAGGCAAGGATGTGAACACCCTCGTATTCCCGAACCTGAGCTCTGCCAACTCCGCATACAAACTGTTGCAAGCTATGAATACGGAAATGGAGCTAATCGGCCCGATACAAATGGGACTGAACAAGCCTATCCACTTCACCGACTTCGAAAGTTCCGTGCGCGACATCGTAAATATCACCGCAGTAGCCGTTATCGATGCTATCGTGGACAAAAAGAAAGCAGGTAAATGA
- a CDS encoding HEPN domain-containing protein encodes MSLSEEERNALVTLQMEKARTFLQQADEMYVLKYWDIASNRYYYACFHAVQALLIKHGLTCRTHDGLIGCFGLNFIKTGIISSHLGSFLSRIEQLRQKGDYNCLYSISEEEISAMRAPARELVEKIKELI; translated from the coding sequence ATGAGTTTAAGTGAAGAAGAACGCAATGCCCTTGTGACATTGCAGATGGAAAAAGCACGGACTTTTCTGCAACAAGCAGATGAAATGTATGTTCTAAAATACTGGGACATAGCTTCAAACCGTTACTATTATGCATGTTTCCATGCTGTACAAGCATTACTGATTAAGCATGGATTGACGTGCCGGACACATGACGGGCTGATCGGCTGTTTCGGGTTGAACTTTATAAAAACCGGAATAATCAGTTCACACCTGGGAAGTTTTCTGTCACGCATCGAACAACTGAGGCAGAAAGGGGACTATAACTGCTTATATTCCATATCTGAAGAAGAAATCAGCGCAATGCGTGCCCCAGCAAGAGAACTTGTCGAAAAGATAAAGGAACTGATATGA
- a CDS encoding NADP-specific glutamate dehydrogenase, which produces MNAAKVLEDLKRRFPNEPEYHQAVEEVLSTIEEEYNKHPEFDKVNLIERLCIPDRVYQFRVTWMDDKGNIQTNMGYRVQHNNAIGPYKGGIRFHASVNLSILKFLAFEQTFKNSLTTLPMGGGKGGSDFSPRGKSNAEVMRFVQAFMLELWRHIGPETDVPAGDIGVGGREVGFMFGMYKKLTREFTGTFTGKGREFGGSLIRPEATGYGNIYFLMEMLKTKGTDLKGKTCLISGSGNVAQYTAEKVLELGGKVLTMSDSDGYVYDPAGIDREKLDYIMELKNLYRGRIREYAEQYPGVKYVEGAKPWGEKADIALPSATQNELNGDHARQLVANGCMAVSEGANMPSTPEAIKVFQDAKILYAPGKAANAGGVSVSGLEMTQNSIKLSWSSEEVDEKLKSIMKNIHEACVQYGTEADGYVNYVKGANVAGFMKVAKAMMAQGIV; this is translated from the coding sequence ATGAACGCAGCTAAGGTATTAGAAGATTTGAAGAGACGGTTCCCCAACGAACCAGAGTATCATCAGGCAGTGGAAGAAGTACTTTCTACAATTGAAGAAGAGTACAACAAACACCCGGAGTTTGACAAAGTCAATCTGATTGAGCGTCTTTGCATCCCCGATCGTGTTTACCAGTTCCGCGTGACTTGGATGGACGATAAAGGTAACATCCAGACAAACATGGGTTATCGCGTTCAACACAACAACGCTATCGGTCCGTACAAAGGTGGTATCCGTTTCCACGCATCTGTGAACCTCTCAATCCTGAAGTTCCTCGCGTTCGAACAAACCTTCAAAAACTCTCTGACTACTCTGCCTATGGGTGGTGGTAAAGGTGGTTCCGACTTCTCTCCGCGTGGCAAGTCTAATGCTGAAGTAATGCGTTTCGTACAAGCATTCATGCTGGAACTGTGGCGCCATATTGGTCCTGAGACTGACGTTCCTGCCGGTGACATCGGTGTAGGCGGTCGTGAAGTAGGTTTCATGTTCGGTATGTACAAGAAGCTGACTCGTGAATTTACCGGTACATTCACAGGTAAAGGTCGCGAATTCGGTGGTTCACTGATTCGTCCTGAGGCTACAGGTTACGGTAACATCTACTTCCTGATGGAAATGCTGAAAACTAAGGGTACTGACCTGAAAGGTAAAACCTGCCTGATCTCAGGTTCCGGTAACGTAGCTCAATATACCGCTGAAAAAGTTCTCGAACTGGGTGGTAAAGTTCTGACAATGTCCGACTCTGACGGTTATGTTTACGACCCGGCAGGTATCGACCGCGAGAAACTGGACTACATCATGGAATTGAAGAATCTCTACCGTGGACGTATTCGCGAATATGCAGAGCAATATCCGGGTGTGAAGTATGTAGAAGGAGCTAAACCTTGGGGTGAAAAAGCTGACATCGCTCTGCCTTCTGCAACTCAGAACGAACTGAACGGTGACCACGCTCGCCAGTTAGTAGCAAACGGCTGTATGGCTGTTTCCGAAGGTGCTAACATGCCTTCTACTCCAGAAGCTATCAAAGTATTCCAGGATGCCAAAATTCTGTATGCCCCGGGTAAGGCTGCCAATGCAGGTGGTGTATCAGTATCCGGTCTTGAAATGACTCAGAACTCTATCAAACTGAGCTGGAGTTCTGAAGAGGTAGACGAGAAACTGAAGAGCATCATGAAGAACATTCACGAAGCCTGCGTACAGTATGGCACAGAAGCTGACGGTTATGTGAACTATGTGAAGGGTGCTAACGTTGCCGGATTCATGAAGGTGGCAAAAGCTATGATGGCACAAGGTATCGTGTAA
- a CDS encoding OmpA/MotB family protein yields MKRTKLAASFLLAGTLLLTGCVSKKELVNLQTDYNKLKDEKTALDKSYQDAQIQLAEYRTQSKSLEDRLNEARKNNQELRNSYATLQGSLDKSLQQNSQGNINISKLVDEINASNRYIKQLVDTKSKSDSLNVVLTNNLTRSLSREELKEVDVKVLKGVVYISLADNMLYKSGSYEINERAGETLSKIAKIITDYKDYEVLVEGNTDNVPISRPNIRNNWDLSALRASSVVQALQNQYGVDPKRLSAAGRGEYNPLTDNDTELGKQRNRRTQIIITPKLDQFLELIDKAPEAEGEEKAE; encoded by the coding sequence ATGAAACGTACAAAATTAGCTGCATCCTTCCTGTTAGCCGGGACTCTGCTCCTGACGGGATGCGTGAGCAAGAAAGAATTAGTGAATCTTCAAACAGATTATAACAAGTTGAAGGACGAGAAGACTGCCCTCGATAAGTCCTATCAGGATGCGCAAATCCAGCTCGCCGAGTATCGCACACAGTCCAAAAGCCTGGAAGACCGCCTCAACGAAGCCCGGAAAAACAACCAGGAGCTGCGCAACAGCTACGCCACTCTGCAAGGTTCTCTCGACAAGAGCCTCCAGCAGAACTCCCAAGGCAACATCAACATCTCCAAACTGGTGGATGAGATTAATGCCTCCAACCGCTACATCAAGCAACTGGTGGACACCAAGAGCAAATCGGACTCTCTGAACGTAGTGCTGACCAACAACCTCACCCGCTCCCTGAGCCGCGAAGAGCTAAAAGAGGTGGATGTAAAGGTCTTGAAAGGCGTGGTTTACATCTCCTTGGCAGACAATATGCTATACAAGAGCGGCAGTTACGAAATCAACGAACGCGCCGGCGAAACGTTGAGCAAGATTGCCAAGATTATCACCGATTACAAGGATTACGAAGTATTGGTAGAGGGTAACACGGACAATGTGCCCATCTCCCGCCCCAACATCCGCAACAACTGGGACCTGAGCGCCCTGCGTGCCTCATCCGTAGTGCAAGCCTTGCAAAATCAATACGGCGTCGACCCCAAACGTCTTTCCGCCGCCGGCCGTGGAGAATATAATCCTCTCACGGATAATGACACCGAACTGGGCAAGCAACGCAACCGCCGTACGCAAATTATCATCACTCCGAAGCTCGACCAGTTCCTGGAGCTGATAGACAAGGCGCCGGAAGCGGAAGGAGAAGAAAAAGCCGAATAA